The genomic region AGGTCGCCAACTAGTGGCCGCATCACCATCCCATAGTTTGGACACTTCATACCCGATGTCCGAGGCTGATTGTGACTTAACAAtggatgatgtcatagttggtCCACCATGCCATGTAAGGAGtcctatgacatcacacaatattatgacatcacacaataatatgacatcatgatgacatcaccCACCTGTTGAAACAGCCACACTATAAGTATGGTTACTGCCACCTAATGGTCGTTTCCAATatccaaaaaaaactttttttcccGGCAATCCACGAGGGTAACCAACCGGAACCGACCCCTCCGTTATATCTAcaatagatatcttataaccAAAGTAacatgatgtctatgtttaccTCTACAAGCGAATGAATCAGGGTGAGGATACCATTGTCCCGTCACTTTACAtgtcattgtgacatcactaagCCCTGTGAAGGTCCACTCTGTGACTTCATACTGTACCGTTAGCCATGAATGGTCGTCGCATTCatatctatgatgtcataatgatggtgatgacatcacaataataatgacatcacaatacctcATTGTTTGATCAATGGCGTAGTCAGTTCTATTTTCACCCCCGTTGATGATTAATGTGGATTTAACTTTCATAGGTGGATGTAAGCAGCGGATCTCTGTTTGATGGTATGATGAATATGGTTTGAATATaaccatataaatatatatatgtgtaccTGTGCATGTAAAGTTCACCGCAGGCTCCCATGCTCCTGCCAAGCTACACACCACCACAATACTATACAAGCCGTCCACCCAATATCCATGTTCGCATACAAACTTATACATAGCTCCATGCATGAGGTGCGCCGATAAACTTTCGCGGGTTGATCTCGTAACATAGCCCGGGTCCTTGCATGTGAAGCCTGGTGGTGGTTGGTGTACCTCATGTTAGTTACACACACCTCATGTTagttacatacacctcatgttagttacatacacctcatgttagttacatacacctcatgttagttatatacacctcatgttagttacatacacctcatgttagTTACATACTTTTACAGTCAATTGTGTTGAGATTGACGTCCCATGTTCGATCTGCCAGGCACCTGGAACGAACCTTATTGACCCCTGCCCTTATATGGAAACCCGGATCACACGTCACAATGAGGGTATTGTTGAACGTAGTTGCCCCGGCAACCGTTGCATGACGGATGTAACGAGGTAAGTCACATGACACAGCTGCGTGAATTGATGTTGTAACAAtggttattatgatgtcatcatacTCACGTATGCACCGATAATGACGAGGACTCGGAAACCAATCACCAGATTCATCACAAACCACTGAAGCATGACCGGGAGGGTCAATGTTGTATCCGTGTTGACATTGTATCGTTACCTCGCTGGTATACGAGTAATTATGACTCGGGATAATATTGTTAATGTTCGGGATCCCACAGTCAACCACTAGAAAATATTTCAAGATAATAACACGTTAAGATAAATACTATAACTCACCCCA from Ciona intestinalis unplaced genomic scaffold, KH HT001221.1, whole genome shotgun sequence harbors:
- the LOC100187326 gene encoding uncharacterized protein LOC100187326 — protein: MLGGVSCKVVDCGIPNINNIIPSHNYSYTSEVTIQCQHGYNIDPPGHASVVCDESGDWFPSPRHYRCIPVSCDLPRYIRHATVAGATTFNNTLIVTCDPGFHIRAGVNKVRSRCLADRTWDVNLNTIDCKSFTCKDPGYVTRSTRESLSAHLMHGAMYKFVCEHGYWVDGLYSIVVVCSLAGAWEPAVNFTCTEIRCLHPPMKVKSTLIINGGENRTDYAIDQTMRYECDDHSWLTVQYEVTEWTFTGLSDVTMTCKVTGQWYPHPDSFACRDITEGSVPVGYPRGLPGKKVFFGYWKRPLGGSNHTYSVAVSTGLLTWHGGPTMTSSIVKSQSASDIGYEVSKLWDGDAATSWRPVVTENRHYNVTIYLGGLYIVKGVEFSSNENEGSMVAALRLTFSDDGKSFNRSLELSMREGRSNNRPISIENQPGRLRFSGFEDVAKFVQITILSTMDGSAPTIGEVRFLSMTSQWSIVIPIDDITIPVILSCTLVCMFIMMVWAVRRDANDRGAIHFVMNEVTMDTDIVMIQIKLVQSRPPVQFLCRLLGEDTTSFIVEHRVATNTMLVVVPVQRFQGLRFQLCIVPGESPAIDVSIKIGMLSIDDVIEGNVSWLFVKQSRLSPGVPQSYKFDKVGESVESQWRGLNHLDESANIFTQFCRIIFCIQRLLMTFFVK